In a genomic window of Dehalococcoidia bacterium:
- a CDS encoding class II fumarate hydratase has translation MTGTKNTRIEKDTMGEMEVPAEAYWGASTQRAVLNFPISNIRYPSDFIKMLGRIKRAAANANKDLGLLDPEIAEAINAASTEVVEGKWDAHFVVDLFQTGSGTSTNTNANEVIARRARELSGALNVHPNDHVNMAQSSNDVIPSATHLTAAKAIKDDLIPALQSAGKTLEAKSVEFWDIIKTGRTHLQDATPIRLGQEFEGYASQLALSIERLNPHLEALSDIALGGTAVGTGINAHENFAKIACEKLAGELGLPVKETAHHFQAQGTQDALVAASGAIRSVAISLQKIANDLRWLSSGPRAGIAEIELPTVQPGSSIMPGKVNPVIPESVVQVVCQVLGNDAAISAASQGGYLELNTYWPVAAYNLHQSITLLGSATSNFDIQCLQGIKATEKGPSMVEQGLMMATGLTPAIGYDKATAIAKIAASEGLTIREVAKRETDLNDEQLADLLNPSRMTAPGIVEGASGGGG, from the coding sequence ATGACCGGTACCAAGAACACTAGAATCGAAAAGGATACTATGGGTGAAATGGAGGTTCCCGCCGAAGCATACTGGGGAGCTTCAACTCAACGAGCTGTCCTCAATTTTCCGATTAGTAACATCCGCTATCCTTCCGATTTCATCAAAATGCTGGGTAGAATAAAAAGGGCAGCAGCCAATGCAAATAAGGATTTAGGTCTACTCGACCCCGAAATTGCTGAAGCAATTAACGCCGCCTCAACTGAAGTCGTCGAAGGTAAATGGGACGCGCATTTTGTTGTAGATTTATTTCAAACAGGATCTGGAACCTCTACAAACACCAATGCAAATGAAGTGATTGCCAGGCGAGCACGTGAGTTATCCGGCGCATTAAATGTCCATCCCAATGATCATGTCAACATGGCCCAATCCTCCAATGATGTGATACCTAGTGCAACCCATTTAACAGCAGCAAAAGCCATAAAAGATGACTTAATTCCTGCACTTCAAAGTGCAGGCAAAACTCTTGAAGCAAAATCCGTAGAATTCTGGGATATCATTAAAACTGGCCGCACTCATTTACAAGATGCAACGCCAATTCGCCTAGGTCAAGAATTCGAAGGGTACGCGAGCCAATTGGCATTGAGTATCGAGCGCTTAAATCCTCACCTAGAAGCATTAAGTGATATTGCCTTGGGTGGTACTGCTGTAGGTACGGGTATAAATGCTCATGAAAATTTTGCTAAAATTGCCTGCGAAAAACTTGCAGGTGAGCTCGGGCTACCTGTAAAAGAAACTGCTCATCATTTTCAAGCACAAGGTACGCAAGATGCATTGGTAGCAGCTAGTGGAGCTATCAGGTCTGTTGCAATTTCATTGCAAAAGATTGCAAATGATCTACGCTGGTTATCATCAGGGCCACGTGCGGGAATTGCGGAAATAGAATTACCTACAGTCCAGCCTGGTTCGTCCATAATGCCAGGAAAAGTCAATCCTGTAATACCCGAATCTGTAGTGCAAGTAGTATGCCAAGTACTTGGTAATGATGCAGCCATATCAGCTGCTTCTCAAGGTGGCTACCTTGAGCTAAACACCTATTGGCCAGTAGCTGCCTATAATCTGCACCAGTCAATTACCTTACTTGGTTCCGCTACCAGCAATTTTGACATTCAATGCCTTCAAGGCATAAAAGCCACGGAAAAAGGCCCTAGCATGGTTGAACAAGGTCTTATGATGGCCACTGGGTTAACTCCAGCAATTGGCTACGATAAAGCAACCGCTATTGCTAAAATCGCTGCCTCTGAAGGACTAACTATTCGCGAGGTTGCAAAAAGAGAAACAGATTTGAACGACGAGCAGTTAGCAGATTTATTGAATCCTTCAAGAATGACCGCTCCTGGAATCGTTGAAGGGGCATCAGGCGGTGGTGGATAA
- a CDS encoding GyrI-like domain-containing protein, with product MDKRIFRRPSINFEIKIKDYEPQKIASIRAKTTLDKVPSKVVQLLDETSDYLDSIDVSKTGSPFSIYYEVGSFLVDLEVGYPVSEDIEGNERVKQNLIPGGKCAVAEFIGPHQDIVNAHRAVHAWMHENEIKASGEPAREVFLTDLREIEINGECVAQSVWPVIHESRAEKRRQKRTTQ from the coding sequence GTGGATAAAAGAATTTTTAGGAGGCCTAGTATTAATTTCGAAATTAAAATAAAAGATTACGAGCCGCAAAAAATCGCTAGCATACGTGCTAAAACGACATTAGATAAGGTACCGTCAAAAGTTGTGCAATTGTTAGATGAAACCTCTGACTATCTAGATTCAATTGATGTAAGCAAAACGGGTTCTCCTTTTAGCATTTACTATGAAGTTGGGAGCTTTTTAGTAGATTTAGAAGTAGGCTACCCTGTCAGTGAAGATATCGAGGGGAATGAAAGGGTAAAGCAAAATTTGATTCCTGGTGGCAAATGTGCGGTAGCAGAATTCATAGGGCCGCATCAAGACATAGTAAATGCGCATCGTGCAGTACATGCATGGATGCATGAGAATGAAATCAAAGCTTCCGGCGAACCAGCTCGAGAAGTTTTCTTAACTGATTTAAGAGAAATAGAAATTAATGGTGAATGCGTTGCTCAATCAGTTTGGCCTGTGATTCATGAATCGCGCGCAGAAAAACGCCGCCAGAAAAGAACTACTCAATAA
- a CDS encoding polyprenyl synthetase family protein codes for MSAASDKYLSELESRYLPRVQAYLSDAVGTQTEISPLLRYHMGWTNLKGVAEAGPAGKSLRPILCLVACEMAGGEWSTAIPAAAALELIHNFSLIHDDIQDGDFTRRSRPTLWSEWGVAKAVNAGNTMRVIADKAMLELKQGEGDSGTAIKAALEGTLRCLDMIEGQYMDMSFEGSTRVSVANYLDMVGRKTGALIESAMYIGALIATGNKQTASEFGKCGRNLGVAFQIRDDYLGVWGNPQNTGKPVGSDIKRKKKSLPTVYMFNQASKNDLKWLETAYSQKDLNESQVRKVLEIMNSLDGAEYVQYQANIQAEKTKLRIDKLNVSKESKSQLSEINEYFVNRKK; via the coding sequence ATGTCTGCGGCTTCTGACAAATATCTTTCTGAACTTGAATCTCGCTACCTCCCAAGGGTCCAAGCTTACTTAAGCGATGCTGTAGGCACGCAAACAGAAATAAGCCCATTGCTGCGTTATCACATGGGATGGACTAATTTGAAAGGAGTGGCCGAGGCAGGTCCTGCAGGTAAATCACTTAGGCCCATTCTGTGCCTAGTAGCTTGCGAAATGGCAGGTGGCGAATGGAGCACAGCCATCCCTGCTGCAGCTGCATTGGAACTTATTCACAATTTTTCACTCATACATGACGACATCCAGGATGGTGATTTTACACGCAGATCAAGACCAACTCTTTGGTCAGAATGGGGCGTAGCTAAAGCCGTCAATGCCGGAAATACAATGAGAGTGATTGCTGATAAAGCAATGCTTGAACTTAAACAAGGCGAAGGAGATAGTGGTACTGCTATTAAGGCAGCTCTTGAAGGTACTTTAAGATGCCTCGACATGATCGAAGGGCAGTATATGGATATGTCATTCGAGGGTTCTACCCGAGTTAGCGTTGCAAACTATTTGGATATGGTTGGTAGAAAAACCGGCGCGCTGATCGAGAGCGCTATGTACATTGGGGCCTTAATTGCAACAGGCAACAAACAAACTGCATCTGAATTTGGAAAATGTGGCCGGAACCTCGGCGTAGCCTTCCAAATTCGTGATGATTATTTAGGTGTGTGGGGCAATCCTCAAAATACTGGTAAGCCTGTAGGTTCAGATATAAAAAGAAAGAAAAAATCTCTGCCTACTGTATATATGTTCAATCAGGCCTCCAAAAATGATCTTAAATGGTTAGAAACTGCCTACTCTCAAAAAGACTTAAATGAAAGCCAGGTTCGCAAAGTTTTAGAGATTATGAACAGCTTGGATGGAGCAGAGTACGTCCAATACCAAGCTAACATTCAAGCGGAAAAAACAAAATTAAGAATCGACAAACTTAATGTCTCTAAAGAATCCAAGTCGCAATTATCCGAAATTAATGAATATTTTGTGAATAGGAAAAAATAA
- a CDS encoding secondary thiamine-phosphate synthase enzyme YjbQ — protein MNATVTKVSITTTKAPEFIDITEHVIAHVENSGVRDGLVSIYSIHTTCAIKINENEPLLINDMESFLKRIAPDDIYYAHNDFSIRTVHMTEDEEPNGHSHCAHLLLSTSETIPVVNGDLILGTYQSVFLVELDPRSRNREVIISSVGS, from the coding sequence ATGAACGCCACAGTTACAAAAGTCAGCATCACCACTACCAAGGCTCCTGAATTTATTGATATCACAGAACATGTAATTGCTCATGTGGAAAACTCTGGGGTACGAGATGGCTTGGTAAGCATATATTCCATTCATACTACATGTGCAATAAAAATCAATGAAAACGAACCTCTTCTGATTAATGACATGGAAAGTTTCTTAAAACGAATTGCGCCAGATGATATTTACTACGCCCATAATGACTTCAGTATTAGAACTGTTCATATGACCGAAGATGAAGAGCCTAATGGTCATTCACATTGTGCTCATTTGCTCTTGTCCACAAGCGAAACTATTCCCGTTGTGAACGGAGATCTCATACTGGGTACGTACCAAAGTGTATTTCTCGTTGAGCTTGATCCCAGATCAAGGAACCGCGAAGTTATTATCAGTTCTGTAGGCTCATAA
- a CDS encoding amidohydrolase family protein, producing the protein MKNGFKIFDSDIHVVEPANLFQDYLEGEYRSRMPVMQRSDLTGVDTWVIDGVQFPIWNEWPEFLEANKGLKQKKQSTEFHVHAFDNKFDPITTLAAMDLEGVDIAALFRTNGGTWILGLDDLEPEYATALCRAYNNWMYDYCQVSPSRLKGIALLPLQAVDMAIEEARRAVLELGFVGVTLHPEPVNGRLLYDSELEPLWDALEKLNVAVCLHGTSTAPGREDISRKYLRHPAGRTLTHAISFPSQIMGAMGGLILSGVMERHPQLRFAFLEANCSWLSWFLYRIDDQQQKYTDSPLILKPSEYFYRQCMISMEADEHLALPWVNATNGKFTVISTDYPHPDSAFPDSMNEFFDLDIKADVRRKILWDNCIRLYGIKD; encoded by the coding sequence ATGAAAAACGGATTTAAAATTTTTGACAGTGATATACATGTCGTAGAACCAGCTAATCTTTTTCAGGATTATTTGGAAGGAGAATACCGCTCACGAATGCCTGTTATGCAACGAAGTGACCTAACGGGTGTAGATACTTGGGTAATTGATGGAGTTCAATTCCCTATATGGAACGAATGGCCGGAGTTCCTCGAAGCCAATAAAGGATTGAAGCAAAAAAAGCAAAGTACCGAGTTTCACGTCCATGCTTTTGATAACAAATTTGATCCTATTACAACATTGGCTGCGATGGACTTGGAAGGTGTAGATATAGCAGCTTTATTCCGCACCAACGGGGGAACTTGGATTCTGGGTTTGGACGACTTAGAACCTGAATATGCAACTGCTTTATGCCGAGCTTATAACAATTGGATGTACGATTATTGTCAAGTTTCTCCATCCCGGCTGAAAGGAATTGCTCTTCTCCCTTTACAGGCCGTGGATATGGCAATTGAAGAAGCCAGAAGAGCAGTTCTAGAGCTAGGATTTGTAGGGGTAACATTACACCCTGAACCAGTCAACGGCCGCTTACTTTACGATTCCGAACTGGAACCTCTTTGGGATGCACTAGAAAAATTGAATGTTGCAGTGTGCTTGCATGGCACTTCCACAGCTCCGGGTCGTGAGGACATTAGCAGGAAATATCTTCGTCATCCTGCAGGCCGGACGCTCACACATGCAATTAGTTTTCCATCTCAGATAATGGGAGCTATGGGAGGACTTATCCTTAGCGGAGTTATGGAAAGGCACCCTCAACTGAGGTTCGCCTTTCTCGAAGCTAATTGTTCTTGGTTGAGCTGGTTTCTTTATAGAATTGATGACCAGCAGCAAAAATATACTGATAGTCCGTTGATTCTAAAGCCTAGCGAGTATTTCTACAGACAATGTATGATTTCTATGGAGGCTGATGAGCACTTAGCACTGCCCTGGGTTAATGCAACTAATGGGAAATTCACTGTTATATCTACCGACTATCCGCACCCTGATAGTGCATTTCCAGATTCAATGAACGAGTTTTTTGATCTTGACATTAAAGCAGACGTTAGACGAAAAATTCTATGGGACAATTGCATTCGTTTGTACGGGATAAAAGACTAA
- the sufB gene encoding Fe-S cluster assembly protein SufB — MANRSVNEIAEQSYNYGWSTEIEEESAPFGLNEDIVKWISHKKKEPEWLLEWRLKAFKHFEKLLKNEQLPKWANISHPPIDFQAYRYYVAPKPKLELGSLDEVDAEILRTYEKLGIPLEEQKRLSGVAVDAIFDSVSVATTAKDTLAKYGVIFSSVSEAVKEYPELIKKYLGSVVPYSDNFYTALNSAVFSDGSFVYIPKGVRCPLELSTYFRINAEGSGQFERTLIIADDSSYVSYLEGCSAPMRDENQLHAAVVELVALDNAEIKYSTIQNWYPGDENGKGGIYNFVTKRGKCAGAFSKISWTQVETGSSITWKYPSVILQGDNSVGEFYSVALTKGRQQADTGTKMTHIGKNTSSRIISKGISAGNGNNTYRGLVKVLPNAINSTNFTQCDSLLIGDQCGAHTIPYLEIENPASSVQHEASTTKVSEEQIFYCQQRGLRPEDAQSVIVNGFVRDVVRRLPLEFAVEANRLLEINLEGTVG, encoded by the coding sequence ATGGCTAATCGCTCAGTAAATGAAATAGCTGAACAATCTTACAATTACGGCTGGTCTACAGAAATTGAAGAAGAGTCCGCTCCCTTCGGACTCAATGAAGATATCGTAAAGTGGATATCCCACAAGAAAAAAGAGCCTGAATGGCTTCTTGAATGGCGATTAAAAGCATTTAAGCATTTCGAGAAACTCCTCAAAAATGAACAATTGCCCAAATGGGCGAACATTAGCCATCCGCCTATCGACTTCCAAGCATATAGGTACTACGTAGCACCTAAGCCAAAATTAGAACTAGGCAGCCTCGATGAAGTAGACGCTGAAATCTTGCGTACGTACGAAAAGTTAGGAATTCCTCTAGAAGAGCAAAAAAGGCTTTCAGGAGTCGCGGTAGATGCCATTTTTGACAGTGTTAGTGTTGCTACAACGGCTAAAGATACACTGGCCAAATATGGCGTAATTTTTTCATCTGTTTCAGAAGCAGTCAAAGAGTACCCAGAATTAATAAAGAAATATCTTGGGTCAGTAGTGCCTTATTCAGACAATTTTTACACCGCCCTTAACTCAGCAGTGTTTTCCGATGGGTCTTTCGTTTATATACCAAAAGGAGTGAGGTGTCCTTTAGAGTTATCCACCTATTTCCGAATCAATGCTGAAGGATCTGGTCAATTTGAGCGTACATTAATTATTGCAGATGATTCTTCTTACGTAAGTTATTTGGAAGGATGCTCCGCTCCAATGCGCGATGAAAATCAATTGCATGCTGCAGTCGTAGAACTAGTTGCTCTAGACAATGCTGAGATAAAGTACTCCACTATCCAGAATTGGTACCCCGGAGACGAGAATGGAAAAGGTGGTATATACAACTTCGTAACAAAACGAGGAAAGTGTGCGGGCGCATTTTCTAAAATTTCGTGGACCCAAGTAGAAACCGGTTCTTCCATCACATGGAAGTACCCTAGTGTCATTCTCCAAGGAGACAATTCAGTAGGGGAGTTTTATTCAGTTGCGCTCACAAAAGGACGCCAGCAAGCAGACACAGGTACAAAAATGACTCATATCGGTAAAAATACCTCTAGTCGAATTATTTCAAAAGGCATCTCTGCAGGCAACGGGAATAATACTTACCGAGGTTTAGTTAAGGTCCTTCCCAATGCAATTAATTCCACTAATTTTACGCAATGTGACTCATTACTCATTGGCGATCAATGTGGAGCTCACACTATTCCATACCTAGAAATCGAGAATCCTGCTTCAAGTGTTCAACATGAAGCATCTACGACAAAAGTCAGCGAAGAGCAAATATTTTACTGTCAACAAAGAGGCCTTCGCCCCGAAGATGCACAATCTGTAATCGTGAATGGCTTTGTGAGAGATGTAGTACGTAGATTACCTTTAGAATTTGCAGTAGAAGCAAATAGGCTTTTAGAAATAAATTTGGAAGGCACAGTAGGTTAA
- the sufC gene encoding Fe-S cluster assembly ATPase SufC, whose product MLEINNLHAQVGGTPILQGVTLSIKEGETHALMGPNGSGKSTLAYILAGKPGYEVTQGTISFDGDDLVKLAPEERARKGLFLSFQHPIEIPGVRLDHFLRAGYNELMKSKEAEELDPLQFDRLIRTRAKSIDMDTNLIKRSVNEGFSGGERKRNEVLQMAVLEPRLRILDEIDSGLDVDALREVSEGINQLGTSHSSTLVVTHYERILTYLNPDFVHILINGKIVHSGDKTLAKEIEAHGYDWLNPEQDS is encoded by the coding sequence ATGCTAGAAATTAATAACTTGCATGCACAAGTCGGGGGAACCCCGATTCTACAGGGTGTTACTCTGAGTATCAAAGAAGGCGAAACTCACGCTCTGATGGGCCCCAACGGTTCAGGGAAAAGTACGCTGGCATACATTCTCGCAGGGAAACCAGGCTATGAAGTAACCCAGGGTACGATTTCATTTGATGGCGACGACTTGGTCAAATTAGCTCCTGAGGAACGAGCACGCAAGGGTTTATTTTTGTCTTTCCAACATCCTATCGAGATACCAGGGGTTCGACTGGACCATTTTTTACGAGCTGGCTACAACGAGCTGATGAAAAGTAAAGAAGCCGAAGAATTAGACCCGCTCCAGTTTGATCGCCTAATCCGCACTAGAGCAAAATCAATTGATATGGATACTAATTTAATTAAACGCTCGGTGAATGAAGGTTTTTCTGGTGGTGAAAGAAAGCGGAATGAAGTTCTACAAATGGCGGTGCTAGAACCCAGGCTTCGGATTTTGGACGAAATCGATTCCGGGCTAGATGTAGATGCGTTAAGAGAAGTATCAGAAGGTATTAATCAATTAGGCACATCCCATTCATCAACATTAGTAGTAACGCATTACGAGCGAATATTAACTTATCTAAATCCTGATTTTGTGCATATCCTAATCAACGGGAAAATAGTTCACTCAGGAGATAAGACACTTGCGAAAGAAATTGAAGCTCATGGCTATGACTGGCTAAACCCTGAACAGGATTCATAA
- the sufD gene encoding Fe-S cluster assembly protein SufD, whose protein sequence is MPLNSLPTITQQFESFDTGRGTSQPAWVRNYRKDAFAEFRATGFPTARKNNELWKYTNVSPIASTEYKFPATEANKILETENYDLPCPRVYQIVFVDGKYAPLLSSQPSRNVTDEAGVITAYAENPIVGRLADGIENQNPLVKKSLGQPSSMEMKHFVALNASFLDDGAFVYIPNNTHVAEPIYLLFISTGTGETASYPRTLVVTGENSSATVLQSFEGLGNQSYFTNAVTEVIAGQNSYLSLYNFQRENNLSSHVSSTYIEQYRGSQVDSISIDIGGHLTRRDIKSKLLEPDSKIKLYGLYYGSANQHIDNHTYVEHMVPYTSSEEVYKGILAQNSTGVFVGDVYVHPKAQKITANQINKNILLSQSSKVYTQPKLQIFADDVVCTHGAAVGQLDLDAIFYMKSRGINELLAKQLLLKGFTSDILQAVIHDALRQYLEQATLNALGEEIYV, encoded by the coding sequence ATGCCTCTAAATTCTCTTCCCACAATCACTCAGCAATTTGAATCTTTCGACACTGGACGAGGGACGTCCCAACCTGCTTGGGTCCGTAATTACCGTAAAGATGCATTTGCAGAATTTAGAGCAACGGGGTTCCCCACTGCTCGCAAAAATAACGAATTATGGAAATATACAAATGTTTCTCCCATTGCTTCGACAGAATATAAATTCCCTGCTACCGAAGCGAATAAAATACTAGAAACAGAAAATTATGACTTGCCTTGCCCTCGCGTATACCAAATTGTTTTCGTAGACGGTAAGTACGCACCTCTTCTCTCCAGTCAACCATCCAGAAACGTTACTGATGAAGCTGGCGTAATTACTGCATATGCCGAAAATCCGATTGTAGGAAGACTGGCAGACGGCATCGAGAACCAAAACCCTCTAGTTAAAAAAAGCTTAGGGCAGCCTTCGTCGATGGAAATGAAGCACTTTGTCGCACTAAACGCATCATTCCTAGACGATGGCGCATTCGTCTACATCCCAAATAATACTCATGTCGCAGAGCCCATTTATTTACTATTCATATCCACAGGCACTGGTGAAACTGCTTCTTATCCTCGGACTCTAGTTGTAACAGGGGAGAACAGCAGTGCTACGGTTCTACAGAGCTTCGAAGGATTAGGAAATCAATCTTACTTCACTAATGCAGTTACAGAAGTAATCGCTGGCCAGAATTCTTATCTGTCACTTTATAATTTCCAAAGAGAGAATAACCTCTCTTCACACGTATCTTCTACTTACATCGAGCAATACAGAGGAAGCCAAGTAGATTCAATAAGTATTGATATTGGCGGGCATTTAACGAGAAGAGATATCAAGTCAAAATTACTAGAGCCAGATAGTAAAATTAAGCTATATGGACTCTACTACGGGAGTGCAAATCAACACATTGATAATCACACATACGTTGAGCATATGGTCCCCTACACTTCTTCAGAAGAAGTGTATAAAGGTATCCTTGCTCAGAATTCTACTGGCGTCTTTGTAGGAGATGTATACGTACATCCTAAAGCGCAAAAAATAACTGCTAATCAAATCAATAAAAATATACTACTGTCCCAGTCTTCAAAAGTTTATACACAGCCAAAACTTCAAATATTTGCAGATGATGTGGTCTGTACTCATGGGGCGGCTGTAGGGCAATTGGACCTTGATGCAATTTTTTATATGAAAAGCCGAGGAATAAACGAACTGTTAGCAAAGCAGCTACTACTCAAAGGATTCACTTCTGATATTTTGCAGGCCGTAATTCACGATGCATTACGGCAGTACCTTGAGCAAGCAACACTAAATGCACTTGGGGAGGAAATTTATGTATGA
- a CDS encoding cysteine desulfurase — protein sequence MYDINSVRKDFPILHQKINGHDLVYLDNAATSQKPKSVIDELVNYYSSYNANVHRGAHTLAVKATVAYEEAREKIAAFINAPSPENIIFVRNTTEAINLIAHTWAMDNIREGDRIVSTEIEHHSNLVPWQHVANTQNATLELIKIDSNYELDLSELDQIINSKTRLVALTHMSNVLGTIVPVKTVVEAAKKVDAKVLIDGAQSVPHMRVDVQDIGCDFFTFSGHKMLGPTGIGVLYVSTTILKELNPFLRGGEMVLEVTYDRASWAPPPMKFEAGTPNIADAIGLGVAVDYLNEIGIDMVRQHEVSITNYALERFHELEEITTYGPNDTNIRGGVISFYIDDVHPHDISQVLDSLGIAIRAGHHCAMPLVKSKLHVPATARASFYLYNTEREVDLLIDGLKKTMEYFSNANS from the coding sequence ATGTATGACATCAATTCTGTTCGTAAAGACTTCCCTATACTTCATCAAAAAATAAACGGCCATGATCTTGTTTACCTTGATAACGCGGCAACATCACAAAAACCTAAATCCGTAATCGATGAACTTGTAAATTATTATTCGAGCTATAATGCGAATGTGCACAGAGGTGCTCATACTTTAGCAGTTAAGGCAACGGTTGCTTACGAAGAAGCTCGGGAAAAAATCGCAGCTTTCATAAACGCCCCTTCTCCCGAAAATATCATATTTGTCAGGAACACTACTGAAGCCATTAACTTAATTGCACATACTTGGGCAATGGATAATATCCGAGAAGGTGATCGTATTGTTTCCACTGAAATTGAGCATCATTCCAATCTTGTTCCCTGGCAACACGTTGCAAATACTCAAAACGCTACATTAGAACTCATCAAGATAGACTCAAATTACGAGCTGGATTTAAGCGAACTTGACCAAATAATTAATTCAAAAACCCGGCTTGTAGCTCTTACTCATATGTCTAACGTGCTAGGAACAATTGTCCCGGTCAAAACAGTCGTGGAGGCAGCTAAAAAAGTTGATGCCAAAGTATTAATTGATGGTGCACAGAGCGTTCCTCACATGCGTGTTGATGTTCAGGATATAGGATGTGACTTCTTTACGTTTTCTGGACATAAAATGTTAGGGCCGACTGGCATTGGGGTTCTGTATGTTTCCACAACTATCTTAAAAGAACTCAATCCATTTCTTAGAGGCGGGGAGATGGTACTTGAAGTGACTTACGATCGCGCTAGCTGGGCGCCTCCCCCGATGAAATTTGAAGCAGGCACACCCAATATTGCTGATGCTATAGGCTTAGGAGTAGCAGTAGATTACCTAAATGAAATAGGTATAGACATGGTCCGACAGCACGAAGTATCGATCACTAACTATGCTTTAGAACGCTTTCATGAATTGGAAGAAATCACGACCTATGGTCCAAATGATACTAATATCAGAGGAGGTGTGATTTCATTCTATATTGACGATGTACATCCGCATGATATAAGCCAAGTTCTTGATAGTTTAGGGATTGCGATTCGAGCCGGCCATCACTGCGCCATGCCTCTGGTAAAAAGCAAGCTGCATGTACCTGCAACTGCAAGGGCAAGCTTCTACCTTTACAATACTGAAAGAGAAGTTGATCTATTAATTGATGGGCTCAAAAAAACGATGGAGTATTTCAGTAATGCAAATTCCTGA
- a CDS encoding SUF system NifU family Fe-S cluster assembly protein: MQIPEGLDDLYQEVILDHYKKPRHKGSLVAPDLKSEGFNPFCGDQVILSIKLSDTGSVSEIAFDGEGCSISQASASMLVSNIYGKHLSHAETLITDFKNIMQGADLTTDQEENMGELLALQGVREFPIRIKCALLGWTTLQDAISEYKAQRNFII, encoded by the coding sequence ATGCAAATTCCTGAGGGCTTGGATGACTTGTATCAAGAAGTAATTCTTGATCATTACAAAAAACCTCGACATAAAGGATCTCTTGTTGCTCCTGATCTGAAATCAGAAGGTTTTAATCCTTTTTGCGGTGATCAAGTCATACTGTCTATAAAGCTATCAGATACTGGAAGTGTCAGTGAGATTGCTTTTGACGGTGAAGGTTGTTCAATAAGCCAAGCATCCGCTTCAATGCTTGTTAGTAACATCTATGGCAAACACTTGAGTCATGCAGAGACATTGATTACAGATTTTAAAAATATTATGCAAGGTGCAGATTTAACCACAGACCAAGAAGAAAATATGGGAGAGTTACTAGCTCTTCAGGGAGTAAGAGAATTCCCAATTCGAATAAAATGCGCCCTCTTAGGATGGACAACTTTACAAGATGCAATTTCTGAGTACAAAGCTCAAAGAAATTTCATTATTTAG